From Puntigrus tetrazona isolate hp1 chromosome 8, ASM1883169v1, whole genome shotgun sequence, the proteins below share one genomic window:
- the LOC122349990 gene encoding G-protein coupled receptor 37-like 1: MGIQDYKVIYLMTLALLLSACASGAKRGSQDTTPTDEESFNQHDSQESTLQDLLEVEDEDKGSVDTQTTSPLPFTESANSSLAEIGNSTDVTGEQVPNSDPTKRSITKIHNPLFPITDSSYSAYGILFLAFVVFAFGVVGNLAVMCIVWQNYFMRSAWNYFLASLAFWDFLVLCFCLPVVVFNELTNKRLLGDFSCRVVPYIEVTSLGVTTFSLCALGIDRFHAATSSMPKARRVERCQKVLAKLAVVWIGSMVLAAPELLLWQLHQVTPPGQGDQVDTCIMSPYPDLPESIYSLVINYHDARMWWYFGCYFCLPVVFTLLCQLATCHVSGGSGSSPKRPEERSPSKKQKLQHAQQIERQLNCTVMALAVVYGVCTLPENVCNLTLAYAPIQVSEEVTSLLALINQFFLFFKSSVTPVLLLCLCKSLGQAFMDCCCCCCEECQPSNSSSTQNVAEGKLKTTNDVSSIFFDKAKDSSTILSIGS; encoded by the exons ATGGGGATACAAGATTATAAAGTGATTTATCTTATGACACTGGCTTTGCTTCTGAGTGCTTGTGCTTCAGGAGCAAAAAGAGGAAGTCAAGACACAACACCTACCGATGAGGAGAGTTTCAATCAACATGATTCACAAGAAAGCACACTGCAAGATTTGCTCGAAGTGGAAGATGAAGATAAAGGATCCGTGGACACACAAACTACAAGTCCTTTGCCCTTCACAGAGTCGGCCAATTCCTCACTGGCTGAAATTGGAAACAGCACTGATGTGACTGGTGAACAGGTTCCTAATAGCGATCCGACCAAAAGGAGCATCACAAAAATCCACAATCCTCTGTTTCCCATCACTGACAGCTCTTACAGCGCTTATGGGATTCTCTTTCTGGCTTTTGTGGTGTTTGCCTTCGGCGTCGTGGGTAATCTGGCAGTAATGTGCATCGTGTGGCAAAATTACTTTATGAGGAGCGCGTGGAACTACTTTCTTGCGAGTCTGGCTTTTTGGGATTTTCTGGTGCTGTGCTTCTGTCTGCCCGTGGTGGTCTTTAACGAACTCACCAATAAGAGGCTGCTGGGAGATTTCTCCTGCAGAGTTGTGCCTTACATAGAG GTAACCTCTCTCGGCGTGACAACCTTCAGTCTGTGTGCTTTGGGCATTGACCGCTTCCACGCTGCCACAAGCTCCATGCCAAAGGCCCGGCGAGTTGAGCGCTGTCAGAAGGTCCTGGCCAAGCTGGCGGTGGTGTGGATTGGCTCTATGGTGCTGGCGGCTCCCGAGCTGCTCCTGTGGCAGCTGCATCAGGTGACACCCCCCGGTCAGGGTGACCAAGTGGACACCTGCATCATGAGTCCATATCCAGATCTCCCCGAATCCATCTATTCTCTCGTTATCAACTACCACGACGCACGCATGTGGTGGTACTTCGGCTGTTACTTCTGTCTACCAGTTGTCTTCACCTTGCTCTGTCAACTGGCCACCTGCCATGTATCCGGCGGGAGCGGAAGTTCTCCCAAGCGGCCCGAGGAGCGATCTCcatccaaaaaacaaaagcttcaGCACGCTCAGCAAATCGAACGGCAGCTCAACTGCACTGTCATGGCCCTGGCGGTGGTCTATGGTGTCTGCACGCTGCCGGAGAACGTTTGCAACCTGACTTTGGCGTACGCTCCCATCCAGGTGTCCGAGGAGGTGACTTCTCTTCTGGCCCTCATAAACCAGTTCTTTCTGTTCTTTAAGTCATCCGTGACACCagtgctgctgctttgcttgtGCAAGTCTCTGGGCCAGGCCTTCATGgactgttgctgctgctgctgtgaagAATGCCAACCGAGCAACTCTTCATCCACCCAAAATGTCGCTGAAGGCAAGCTCAAGACCACCAATGATGTGTCCTCCATTTTTTTTGACAAAGCCAAGGACAGTTCAACCATCTTGTCCATTGGCAGCTGA